The proteins below are encoded in one region of Dioscorea cayenensis subsp. rotundata cultivar TDr96_F1 chromosome 18, TDr96_F1_v2_PseudoChromosome.rev07_lg8_w22 25.fasta, whole genome shotgun sequence:
- the LOC120281720 gene encoding 1-aminocyclopropane-1-carboxylate oxidase homolog 1-like, with the protein MASPTDRTATLKEFDDTKTGVKGLVDSGITSLPAIFHQHNAHLSLPSATHLSVPIVDLSLPHPIVVDLIHSACRDWGIFQLVNHGIPLSTIDSTISAVRSFNELPPAVRSQYYTRTPVGGLSYYSNLDLFLSATTCWRDTLKIDLAPVPPELNRIPEVCREALLTWDEVVKEVAKEVMVMMCEGLGVDPGKLEEMTCLEGRTMVAHYYPPCPEPDLALGAIDHTDPGALTVLIQDQIGGLQVKSERDECWVDVKPVPGALVVFAGDFLQVRTYA; encoded by the coding sequence ATGGCCTCACCCACCGACCGAACCGCAACTCTCAAGGAGTTCGACGATACCAAAACCGGGGTCAAAGGCCTCGTTGACTCCGGCATCACTtcccttccggccatcttccacCAACACAACGCCCACCTCTCACTTCCTTCTGCCACCCACCTCTCAGTCCCCATCGTCGATCTCTCCCTCCCACACCCCATCGTGGTCGATCTCATCCACTCCGCATGCCGAGACTGGGGCATCTTCCAGCTCGTCAACCATGGCATCCCTCTCTCCACCATCGACAGCACCATCTCCGCCGTCCGATCCTTCAACGAGCTCCCCCCTGCCGTGCGATCTCAATACTACACGCGTACGCCCGTTGGCGGCCTCAGCTACTACTCGAACTTGGACCTGTTCTTGTCTGCCACGACGTGCTGGAGAGACACGTTGAAGATCGACTTGGCTCCGGTTCCGCCGGAGTTGAACCGGATTCCGGAGGTTTGCAGGGAGGCTCTGTTGACATGGGACGAGGTCGTGAAGGAGGTGGCAAAGGAAgtgatggtgatgatgtgtgAGGGCCTCGGAGTGGACCCGGGCAAGCTGGAGGAGATGACGTGTCTGGAAGGGAGGACAATGGTGGCACATTACTACCCGCCATGCCCGGAGCCGGATCTGGCGTTAGGGGCTATTGATCACACTGATCCCGGGGCTTTGACGGTTCTGATTCAAGACCAGATTGGGGGACTGCAGGTGAAGAGTGAAAGGGATGAGTGTTGGGTTGACGTGAAGCCCGTTCCTGGAGCTCTCGTTGTCTTCGCTGGTGATTTCCTTCAGGTACGTACGTATGCATGA